The genomic segment TCCTCTAACTTGAGTTGGGTCAGGTCTTTGACCTGTACCATGGGGCGTCCTCCTTTCTAAGATATCTTTCTCTTATCTCTAGAAGGATACGCCCCCCTCTTTTTACACACAATATGTTACGCTACCCAGTCACAATTTGGGTTGAACTACACTGATGGTTCAGTTATCCTATATATGGGATATTGAAGGAGATTAGACGTAGAATCACTACCAGAACGTAACAGGCCCTCTCCAGACCTGGGCATAGTATTCAATATTCAGAGATTCAGCATCCACGACGGGCCTGGAATCAGGACTACCGTATTCCTCAAGGGATGCCCCTTAAAGTGCCGCTGGTGCTGCAACCCAGAATCGTGGGATTTGTATCCTGAGATCATCACCAACGATTTGAAGTGTATACGCTGTGGCAAGTGCCAGCAGGCGTGTCCGGAAGAAGCTATTGTCATGGGTCAAGGGACCAGACGTATCGATCGATCCAAGTGCAATTCGTGCTTGAAATGCGCCGAGGTCTGCCCCACTGGAGCCATAGCTGTTAGCGGCGCATACATGACCGTGCAGGAGGTGGTAAGAGAGGTCGAAAGGGATCGGCTTTTCTACCAGAACTCCGGGGGTGGAGTAACTGTTTCAGGAGGCGAACCGCTGGCACAATGGGAATTCGCCACCAAATTGCTGAAGGAATGTAAAGCAAAGGGAATCCATACGGCTCTTGACACATCGGGATATGCTCCCTGGGAGGCACTGGAAAAGGTGTTGGATTACACCGACCTGGCCCTCTTCGATATTAAGCACCTGGACGCGGAACAGCACCGCAAGGGTGCGGGGAAAAGTAACAGGCTCATCCTCGACAATGCGCGGAAGACGGCAGCGAAGGTAAGGACATGGCTCAGAGTGCCCTTGATCCCTGGGTATAACGATTCAGAGGAACACTTGAGAAGAATAGCTGAATTCGGGTTGGAAACTGGAGCGGAAAAGATTTCACTGCTCCCCTATCACGTCTGGGGGAAAGCAAAATACGACAGGCTGGGAAGACGATATCCCATGGAGGGAACCCCGCTGCCCTCGGATGAGTTCGTCAAGGAGCGCCAGCGCGCTATGGAGAGTCTGGGGGCAAAAGTCACCATTGGTAGGTGATGCTGCGTGGCAAAAAAGTCCAGACTAGAGAAGCTCTTCTACCTTTGAGCGAAGTACTCTCTCAGGAGCAGCGCCCAGGCTCTGGCCAACCAGTTGGCCACCCTTGAAAAACAGCAGCGAAGGTATACTCATTACCTGATATTTGGCAGCCATGTCGTGGTTTTCATCCACGTTCACCTTGCAGAACTTCAGTTTACCCTTATACTCTTCAGAGAGCTTGTCTA from the Chloroflexota bacterium genome contains:
- a CDS encoding glycyl-radical enzyme activating protein; translation: MGIVFNIQRFSIHDGPGIRTTVFLKGCPLKCRWCCNPESWDLYPEIITNDLKCIRCGKCQQACPEEAIVMGQGTRRIDRSKCNSCLKCAEVCPTGAIAVSGAYMTVQEVVREVERDRLFYQNSGGGVTVSGGEPLAQWEFATKLLKECKAKGIHTALDTSGYAPWEALEKVLDYTDLALFDIKHLDAEQHRKGAGKSNRLILDNARKTAAKVRTWLRVPLIPGYNDSEEHLRRIAEFGLETGAEKISLLPYHVWGKAKYDRLGRRYPMEGTPLPSDEFVKERQRAMESLGAKVTIGR
- the trxA gene encoding thioredoxin, which encodes MAININDKTFEQEVLKCSLPVVVDFWAPWCAPCRMVGPIIDKLSEEYKGKLKFCKVNVDENHDMAAKYQVMSIPSLLFFKGGQLVGQSLGAAPERVLRSKVEELL